In Deltaproteobacteria bacterium, a single genomic region encodes these proteins:
- a CDS encoding TRAP transporter small permease subunit: MNALALIRTADRISYWIGKLFAWLIVVLTFVVSVEVFKRYILNAPTAWIFDLNNMLYGTLFMMCGAYTLALAGHVRADFVYIYLKPRSQALLDLILYLLFFLPGILALAYAGYGYAAESWRIGEHSTVTAAGPPVYHFKTFIPIAGALVMLQGLAEILRCFVCLKTGAWPARLHDVEEIDVIETQLSQSEFIDEESRQATLKSAHAIDEAARHRSAVTVTDIKEQKKP; this comes from the coding sequence ATGAATGCACTCGCTCTCATCCGAACGGCGGACCGCATCAGCTACTGGATCGGCAAGTTATTCGCCTGGCTGATCGTGGTTTTGACCTTCGTGGTCTCCGTCGAAGTCTTCAAGCGCTACATCTTAAATGCGCCGACGGCGTGGATTTTTGATTTGAACAACATGCTCTACGGCACGTTGTTCATGATGTGCGGCGCCTACACGCTGGCCTTGGCCGGCCACGTGCGCGCCGATTTCGTTTACATCTACTTAAAGCCGCGCTCCCAGGCGCTGCTCGATTTGATTCTTTACTTGCTGTTTTTTCTGCCGGGAATTCTCGCATTGGCCTACGCCGGCTACGGCTACGCCGCTGAGTCCTGGCGCATCGGTGAACATTCCACCGTCACCGCGGCGGGTCCGCCGGTGTATCACTTCAAAACTTTCATTCCCATCGCCGGCGCACTGGTGATGCTGCAGGGCCTCGCTGAAATTCTGCGCTGCTTTGTTTGTCTCAAGACCGGCGCGTGGCCGGCGCGGCTGCACGACGTCGAAGAGATCGACGTTATAGAGACGCAGCTTTCGCAGAGCGAGTTTATCGATGAAGAATCGCGCCAAGCGACGCTGAAATCGGCCCACGCCATCGACGAAGCGGCGCGCCATCGCAGTGCCGTTACTGTGACAGACATCAAGGAGCAGAAAAAGCCATGA
- a CDS encoding C4-dicarboxylate ABC transporter: MAEEAKKQEPQASKLSRRSILKGAVVAGGAAVLGFPNIVKAQGATSMRWQSTWPAKDIFHEFAQDFAKKVNDMTGGDLKIEVLPAGAVVPAFGLLEAVSKGTLDGGHGVLVYHYGKQAALALWGSGPAYGMDANMLLSWHRYGGGRELLNKLYNSIGMNVVSLPYGPMPTQPLGWFKKPITKPDDFKGLKFRTVGISTDVFTGMGAAVNALPGGEIVPAMDRGLLDAAEFNNASSDRMLGFPDVSKVCMLQSYHQNAEQFEIMFNKGKYDALPAKMKSIIENAVEAASAEMSWKAIDRYSKDYIEMQTKDKVRFYQTPAGVLRQQLAAYDAAAAKKAADNPLFKEIADSQRAFAQRAVKWELDTVVDRRMAYNHYFGARKG; the protein is encoded by the coding sequence ATGGCTGAAGAAGCAAAGAAGCAGGAGCCGCAGGCAAGTAAGCTTTCGCGGCGCAGTATTCTCAAGGGCGCCGTGGTGGCGGGCGGAGCCGCGGTACTTGGTTTTCCCAACATCGTCAAGGCGCAGGGCGCGACATCGATGCGTTGGCAAAGCACCTGGCCCGCGAAAGACATCTTTCATGAGTTCGCCCAGGACTTCGCCAAGAAGGTCAATGACATGACCGGCGGCGATTTGAAGATCGAAGTGCTGCCGGCCGGCGCGGTGGTGCCTGCCTTCGGTTTGCTCGAAGCGGTGTCTAAAGGCACGCTGGATGGCGGCCACGGTGTGTTGGTTTATCACTACGGCAAACAGGCGGCGCTGGCGCTGTGGGGCTCCGGCCCCGCCTACGGCATGGACGCCAACATGCTGCTCTCCTGGCATCGTTACGGCGGCGGGCGTGAGTTGCTCAACAAGCTTTACAACTCCATCGGCATGAACGTGGTGTCGTTACCCTATGGACCGATGCCGACCCAGCCCTTGGGCTGGTTCAAGAAGCCGATCACCAAGCCGGATGATTTTAAAGGACTCAAGTTCCGCACCGTCGGCATTTCCACCGACGTGTTCACCGGTATGGGCGCGGCGGTCAACGCATTGCCGGGCGGTGAGATCGTGCCGGCGATGGATCGCGGTCTGCTCGACGCCGCGGAATTTAACAATGCCTCTTCCGACCGGATGCTCGGCTTCCCCGATGTTTCCAAAGTCTGCATGCTGCAGAGCTACCATCAGAACGCCGAGCAGTTTGAGATCATGTTCAACAAGGGCAAGTACGACGCGCTGCCGGCGAAGATGAAATCGATCATCGAAAACGCCGTCGAGGCGGCATCGGCGGAGATGTCCTGGAAGGCCATCGATCGCTATTCCAAAGACTACATCGAGATGCAGACCAAGGACAAAGTGCGTTTTTACCAGACGCCGGCCGGTGTGCTGCGCCAGCAACTGGCTGCCTATGACGCGGCGGCGGCGAAGAAGGCTGCGGATAATCCATTGTTCAAAGAGATCGCCGACTCGCAGCGCGCCTTTGCGCAGCGCGCGGTGAAGTGGGAGCTGGACACCGTCGTCGACCGCCGCATGGCCTACAACCATTATTTCGGTGCTAGGAAAGGCTAG
- a CDS encoding FAD-binding protein: protein MNRTELISALRNAIGARYVLIENEDKIVYEQDGSIFQIMPEIVAVPANTAEVSAVVKIAKQAGVPIVPRGSGTGLAGGSVPAEGGIVVSLSRLDRILKIDLENRIAILEPGVINVDVTKAVIKNGYFYAPDPSSQAACSIGGNVANNSGGPHTLAYGVTTNHVLGVEIVLDDGEVVWLGGEVADAPGYDLCGVFVGSEGTMGIVTKVAVRLMPTREAVRTLLAIFDSMDNATQTVVDITGAGIIPAALEIMDRTTIEAIERGAPAGLPRDAEAVLIVEVEGLREGIDKAAAISQTICQKNHARETRIAKDESERQTLWKARKGAFGSMGTLAPNYYVQDGVVPRSQLPEMMRRLAVIGKEFNLIIANVFHAGDGNLHPNIAFDMREPGVLDRVVAAGAATLRACIELGGSITGEHGVGLEKKAYIGLLFNEIDLGAMTRVRQAFDPDGRFNPAKLFPTPASCGEVRLQQAPIPAGLWI, encoded by the coding sequence ATGAACCGCACAGAGCTCATCAGCGCGCTGCGCAATGCCATCGGCGCGCGTTATGTCTTGATCGAGAACGAAGACAAGATCGTTTACGAGCAGGACGGCTCGATCTTTCAGATCATGCCTGAGATCGTCGCCGTGCCCGCCAACACCGCAGAGGTCTCCGCCGTGGTAAAAATCGCCAAGCAGGCCGGCGTGCCAATTGTCCCGCGCGGCTCGGGCACGGGTCTGGCCGGCGGCTCGGTTCCTGCTGAAGGCGGCATCGTCGTTTCGCTGTCGCGCTTGGATCGCATTTTGAAAATCGACCTGGAGAATCGCATCGCCATCCTCGAGCCCGGTGTGATCAACGTGGACGTCACTAAAGCCGTCATCAAAAACGGCTATTTTTACGCGCCCGACCCCAGCAGCCAAGCAGCCTGTTCCATCGGCGGCAACGTCGCCAACAACTCCGGAGGGCCGCACACGCTGGCATATGGCGTCACCACCAACCATGTGCTCGGCGTGGAGATCGTGTTGGACGACGGCGAAGTGGTCTGGCTCGGCGGTGAAGTGGCGGATGCGCCGGGCTACGATCTCTGCGGCGTTTTCGTCGGCTCCGAGGGCACCATGGGCATCGTCACCAAGGTAGCGGTGCGGCTGATGCCGACACGCGAGGCGGTGCGCACTCTGCTGGCTATCTTCGATAGCATGGACAACGCGACCCAGACGGTGGTCGATATCACCGGTGCCGGCATCATTCCGGCGGCGCTCGAAATCATGGACCGCACAACCATCGAAGCAATCGAGCGCGGCGCCCCGGCGGGACTGCCGCGCGACGCCGAGGCCGTGTTAATCGTCGAAGTCGAAGGACTGCGCGAAGGCATCGACAAAGCCGCGGCTATTTCGCAGACGATCTGCCAAAAAAATCATGCGCGCGAAACCCGCATCGCCAAAGACGAGAGCGAACGGCAAACACTTTGGAAAGCGCGCAAGGGTGCCTTTGGCTCCATGGGCACGCTGGCGCCCAATTACTACGTGCAAGACGGCGTCGTGCCGCGCAGCCAACTCCCCGAAATGATGCGCCGCCTCGCCGTTATCGGCAAAGAGTTTAATTTGATCATCGCCAACGTCTTCCATGCCGGCGACGGCAACCTGCATCCCAACATCGCTTTTGATATGCGTGAGCCAGGCGTTCTCGATCGCGTCGTGGCGGCCGGCGCCGCAACGCTGCGCGCTTGCATAGAACTGGGCGGTAGCATCACCGGCGAACACGGCGTCGGTCTAGAAAAGAAAGCTTACATTGGCTTGCTGTTTAACGAGATCGATCTTGGAGCGATGACCCGCGTGCGCCAAGCGTTCGACCCCGACGGGCGCTTCAACCCGGCAAAACTTTTTCCTACTCCCGCAAGCTGCGGCGAAGTACGCCTGCAGCAGGCGCCGATTCCGGCGGGACTATGGATT